A region of Streptomyces halobius DNA encodes the following proteins:
- a CDS encoding type II toxin-antitoxin system VapB family antitoxin, whose protein sequence is MIFKRIGNGRPYPDHGRESTRQWADVAPRPVRLDQLVTTKQQLDLETLLAEDSTFYGDLFAHVVKWDGDLYLEDGLHRAVRAALQQRQVLHARVLELG, encoded by the coding sequence GTGATCTTCAAGCGCATCGGAAATGGGCGACCGTACCCCGACCACGGCCGGGAGAGCACCCGCCAGTGGGCGGACGTGGCCCCCCGCCCGGTACGCCTCGACCAATTGGTGACCACCAAGCAGCAGCTCGATCTCGAAACGCTGCTCGCCGAGGACTCGACGTTCTACGGCGATCTCTTCGCGCATGTCGTGAAGTGGGACGGCGACCTCTATCTGGAGGACGGACTGCACCGCGCCGTACGCGCGGCCCTCCAGCAGCGCCAGGTGCTGCACGCCCGGGTGCTCGAACTGGGCTGA